In Montipora capricornis isolate CH-2021 chromosome 4, ASM3666992v2, whole genome shotgun sequence, a single genomic region encodes these proteins:
- the LOC138046829 gene encoding uncharacterized protein, whose product MPDSSSSSSSSDENLAAEKEDVETNSRTEKETKKIRRRFKRIRRVWTFPTRQTKPAEGDEKDRTSVHSLPADEKKKKKRYARKTFPFKIGKSSDGSQGAHEEIVPDDSAVKEELGEVTLVTESETAELSGDGKNQNILSGFSDIDEKETLALLMTEAVLQAEVTEKTNVQEESAKLMETTGQDESDLVIEIPNPEALIAEEEKKKPPEEEKSIENQDSDKTEKRISLKKELGSVNRVRYGIVSSLSQYKICVFVYDKLSLGKLIGWWSSVADLASSTARGIKLYILSSLIKKYPQCFKAQLKEIKSRSQKNTEVAKV is encoded by the coding sequence ATGCCCGACAGTTCGTCATCCTCGTCAAGCTCCGATGAGAATTTGGCCGCGGAGAAAGAAGACGTGGAGACTAATAGTCGtactgaaaaagaaacgaaaaaaataagaCGGCGATTTAAAAGAATTCGAAGAGTTTGGACCTTTCCAACTCGCCAGACCAAGCCAGCTGAAGGAGACGAGAAGGATAGAACTTCAGTTCACAGTTTACCGGCCGacgaaaagaagaagaaaaagcgATATGCGCGCAAAACATTTCCATTTAAGATTGGAAAATCATCTGATGGATCGCAAGGTGCCCACGAAGAAATCGTACCAGATGATTCTGCAGTAAAAGAAGAATTGGGTGAAGTTACTTTGGTGACTGAGAGTGAAACTGCAGAGTTGAGCGGCGATGGAAAAAACCAGAACATCCTGAGTGGTTTCTCTGATATCGATGAAAAAGAAACATTGGCCTTGCTAATGACAGAAGCTGTCCTTCAAGCAGAGGTTACTGAAAAAACAAATGTCCAAGAAGAATCCGCCAAATTGATGGAAACTACTGGCCAAGACGAAAGTGATTTGGTGATAGAAATCCCGAATCCCGAGGCTCTCATTGCCGAGGAAGAGAAGAAAAAACCTCCCGAAGAGGAAAAAAGCATTGAAAACCAAGATAGCGATAAAACAGAGAAGAGAATCTCGttgaaaaaagaacttggcaGTGTAAACCGAGTTCGTTATGGCATAGTTTCTTCACTCTCGCAGTACAAAATTTGTGTGTTTGTGTATGACAAGTTAAGTCTCGGAAAATTGATCGGGTGGTGGAGTTCCGTTGCTGATCTCGCTAGCAGTACAGCAAGGGGGATCAAACTGTATATTCTCTCTTCGTTAATCAAGAAATACCCTCAATGTTTCAAAGCTCAGTTAAAGGAAATAAAAAGCCGAAGCCAAAAAAATACAGAAGTGGCTAAGGTTTAA
- the LOC138047361 gene encoding DNA ligase 1-like encodes MAESSETSGLDKQLMSAKNETPKDTKKKRKRSKKFGRAKFSEKSETKSQESLTGCMDGEGENKEDPEANVAESKETLTETGQSSEAVEEGTSAQEPDKIETEGTKQDEDDELVNKDSPQDSNVIEESRDQNQETKADVSTDKDTNKKSRRRSLNFLRASRKTSKSKLSSGGAERDEDQVNKASENKNVKAKASGKEDEPNDEQEDIKDEEKIEQDATCEDAEGKDEDNSSPEGTLERSLGKSNKERKSKRFASFGRNKKKPEIAIKQKENELAGGETGELEKEEKSDARSSERKSQNIGIESNEPAILDKNDSLNEPVDKGKEDNEEKQSGTVKRKSSLLGFKRNKQQSKKQRSSKNEDQLTTEERDQRETTASKTDDVGITKGERLKGESEGNGEELIKGKEDDKSEEKTAVPLDTQKMEGSNKEEMDDLKEEAKQETIGDEETSQASFAKNRKSKILRSFRKLKSPKKKMQENEKTPGTYEDDAKKPEQLDQSDNSEFAQSTEEQKAADEIDEEYSFNTMKRKTSDLKNIGLVQAMKRKKEDNTDGEVFPEPTTHDDAQDEKKSSYKTRENTNTLVNESVQFSDKKEKENAEEDEEGTEDESYDSDLTFVSEITVLSSPYELAGEQKARQKNKDEEFRGSFVKESANSNRLQLVEDVTEDGPEPNAEKYEEHKNTAKKMTADAKESSVNESSQVAEPEVKAEMTELVAKNEEEYQPNKLEETDVFSSPDGLQSTEPSEESKVQQNTEDTEESSKTETRDADDENKSDSEISTQEDDLDINKSKADKDKKSSFSTNPKAWIMVQHLEMNDDITRQLGNMLSINAFKRTTTCCTIL; translated from the coding sequence ATGGCAGAGTCATCAGAAACGAGTGGATTGGATAAGCAACTGATGAGCGCGAAGAACGAGACCCCAAAAGACACGAAGAAAAAACGCAAGCGTAGCAAAAAATTTGGCCGCGCCAAGTTCAGCGAAAAATCGGAAACCAAAAGCCAGGAATCTTTGACTGGTTGTATGGACGGAGAAGGCGAAAACAAGGAAGACCCCGAGGCCAATGTGGCAGAAAGTAAGGAAACTTTAACGGAAACAGGACAAAGTTCTGAAGCTGTTGAAGAAGGAACAAGCGCACAAGAACCCGACAAAATCGAAACGGAAGGAACGAAACAAGATGAAGACGAcgaacttgtaaacaaagataGCCCTCAAGATTCAAATGTGATTGAGGAGTCGAGAGACCAAAACCAAGAGACGAAGGCTGATGTGTCCACTGATAAAGATACAAACAAGAAGAGCAGGCGACGCTCTTTAAACTTTCTCCGCGCCTCCAGAAAAACTTCGAAAAGCAAACTCTCATCTGGTGGAGCTGAACGCGATGAAGATCAGGTGAATAAGGCCAGCGAAAACAAGAACGTAAAAGCCAAGGCGAGCGGGAAAGAAGACGAACCAAATGACGAACAAGAAGATATTAAAGACGAAGAGAAAATCGAACAAGACGCCACATGTGAAGACGCAGAAGGCAAAGACGAAGACAATTCTTCCCCCGAGGGAACACTCGAAAGGTCCCTTGGCAAAAGCAACAAAGAAAGGAAATCAAAGAGATTTGCAAGCTTTGGTCGTAACAAAAAGAAACCAGAAATTGCAATCAAGCAAAAGGAAAATGAACTAGCTGGTGGAGAAACAGGGGAgttagagaaagaagaaaagtcGGATGCCAGATCCAGTGAGCGTAAAAGTCAGAATATTGGAATCGAGTCAAACGAACCTGCTATCCTTGACAAGAACGATTCTCTGAACGAACCTGTTGACAAAGGAAAAGAGGACAACGAGGAAAAGCAAAGTGGAACCGTGAAAAGAAAGTCATCCCTTTTAGGCTTCAAACGAAACAAGCAACAATCCAAAAAGCAGAGATCCTCGAAAAATGAAGACCAACTAACTACTGAAGAAAGAGATCAGAGAGAGACCACCGCCAGCAAAACAGATGACGTTGGTATCACTAAAGGCGAACGACTAAAAGGagaaagcgaaggaaatggtgAAGAATTAATCAAAGGAAAGGAAGACGATAAAAGTGAAGAGAAAACAGCTGTCCCTCTAGATACGCAAAAAATGGAGGGATCAAATAAAGAAGAAATGGACGACCTCAAGGAGGAAGCTAAACAGGAAACGATCGGAGATGAAGAAACCAGTCAAGCTTCATTTGCGAAAAATAGGAAGTCGAAAATTTTGCGCTCATTTAGGAAGCTGAAATCTCCAAAGAAGAAGATGCAGGAAAATGAGAAAACTCCTGGAACATACGAGGATGACGCAAAGAAACCGGAGCAGCTGGATCAAAGTGATAATTCTGAATTCGCGCAAAGTACAGAGGAGCAGAAAGCCGCCGATGAAATTGACGAAGAATACTCGTTTAACACAATGAAGAGAAAGACAAGCGATTTGAAGAATATTGGACTCGTTCAAGCAATGAAACGGAAGAAAGAAGACAACACTGACGGAGAAGTCTTTCCCGAGCCGACCACGCATGATGACGCGCAGGACGAGAAAAAATCATCATACAAAACTCGCGAGAACACGAACACACTCGTGAACGAGTCAGTTCAGTTCAGTgacaagaaagagaaagagaatgCTGAGGAAGACGAGGAAGGAACGGAAGATGAATCGTACGACTCCGATCTGACATTCGTATCTGAAATCACTGTGTTATCATCGCCTTATGAACTTGCTGGTGAACAAAAAGCCCGTCAAAAGAACAAAGACGAGGAATTTCGAGGTAGCTTCGTAAAAGAATCGGCGAACTCGAACAGATTGCAACTGGTCGAAGACGTAACCGAAGATGGTCCGGAACCGAATGCCGAAAAATACGAAGAACACAAAAACACAGCGAAAAAAATGACGGCAGATGCCAAAGAATCATCGGTAAACGAGTCATCGCAAGTCGCTGAGCCAGAAGTTAAAGCCGAAATGACGGAATTGGTGGCCAAAAATGAGGAAGAATATCAGCCAAATAAATTAGAAGAAACCGACGTCTTTTCAAGTCCCGACGGACTGCAAAGCACAGAGCCTTCAGAAGAAAGTAAAGTACAGCAAAATACTGAAGATACTGAGGAGTCGTCGAAAACCGAGACCAGAGACGCCGACGATGAAAATAAGTCCGATTCCGAAATTTCAACGCAAGAAGACGATTTGGACATAAACAAGAGCAAAGCTGATAAAGACAAAAAGAGTTCCTTTTCCACAAACCCCAAGGCGTGGATCATGGTACAGCACTTGGAAATGAATGATGATATTACTCGCCAGCTGGGCAACATGCTATCGATAAACGCCTTCAAACGAACCACGACATGCTGCACCATTCTGTAA
- the LOC138047363 gene encoding two pore channel protein 1-like isoform X1: MTGFQVMNTLSLADGPSTGDEETNSDGSSYNIYQDAAIFLQEGQNNDRFDTHPTRATIRWYLMAHSTFFYVLDLMASLLLLFLGLTEKPASESVIEEDILSLPVPVHGALEIFSLSIIVLELGIKMRWQGVKLFFTHKRTVMKVVILVVMYTEAIVVLIRRENHFRVSRALRPLFLIDTHYCYGVRRVLRQILLSLPPILDMLFLLLFIILIFATLGFFLFSDNEKDEFFTSFWRSFISLFVLLTTANYPDVMMPSYSHSRWSAIFFIVYVSVVLYFLMNLLLAVVYDTFTNIEKDKFRKLFLHKRYAVRKAYKKLCSRSPPHWISWQHFAGLMNFFKSSTSRLEKYLVFKTLDASQTGQLSLEEFYHLFETSEMKWKRVTEHYNQWYVCLKPWKHLYNTVKGIRWLVTRKKFEYCIYVVIALNGISVIVDIILFSNTPQNERYIQRQEIRWYHITFVTIYSAEAFLKIVGLGLRKYLLSGWNVFDFMVTLFGFIGSISPTSFSFIVCLRPFRLLLLFKLKARYRDVFETVGVVLPRMLRVALVILLVYYSFGIIGIECFSGLELKNCCPNTSFGNEYEEGGYYYLNNFNDLLHSYVTLFELTVVNNWFIIMEGIVYKTSDWARIFFMSFYIVTMVVMTIIVAFILEAFLFRMEYRKEHPTDEREDMHIRKEITVSYQELLDLSEDYVRDLEPNQTQVKYIGKRSKTKMDLSLKMYKDEVMDWIQKERVIDRGNSLARSVAEERCSPSSPSRTTGSTSVSGGDLGLNEDLSLVEINPIANE, translated from the exons ATGACG GGTTTCCAGGTTATGAATACGTTATCGTTAGCTGATGGACCGTCCACCGGTGATGAAGAAACGAACAGCGATGGATCCTCTTACAACATCTATCAG GATGCAGCTATTTTTCTACAGGAAGGGCAAAACAATGACCGGTTTGACACCCACCCCACCCGTGCAACAATCAGATGGTATCTTATGGCTCACAGTACTTTCTTCTATGTGCTGGATTTAATGGCTTCCTTGCTTCTTCTTTTCTTGGGATTGACTGAAAAACCAGCATCTGAAAGCGTGATTGAAGAAGATATTCTATCCTTGCCAGTGCCT GTTCATGGTGCTTTGGAGATTTTTTCACTCTCAATCATTGTTCTTGAACTTGGCATTAAAATGAGGTGGCAGGGAGTAAAACTTTTCTTTACGCATAAAAGGACAGTGATGAAG GTTGTTATTTTAGTTGTTATGTACACAGAAGCAATAGTAGTTCTTATACGGAGAGAGAATCATTTCAGAGTTTCTAGAGCTCTTCGACCTCTTTTCCTGATAGACACCCACTACTGCTATGGGGTCAGAAG AGTCCTGCGACAGATCTTACTCTCTCTTCCACCTATCCTTGACATGCTGTTTTTGCTGTTATTTATCATACTGATTTTTGCAACGTTAG ggttctttttgttttccgaCAATGAAAAAGATGAG TTCTTTACCAGCTTTTGGAGGAGCTTCATAAGCCTGTTTGTGTTGCTGACCACTGCAAA TTATCCAGATGTAATGATGCCTTCATACAGCCATTCACGGTGGTCAGCaatcttttttattgtttacGTCTCAGTGGTTTTGTATTTTCTCATGAATTTG CTTTTGGCTGTGGTTTATGATACATttaccaacattgaaaaagATAAGTTCAGGAAGCTTTTTCTGCACAAGAG GTATGCTGTTAGAAAAGCATATAAGAAACTCTGCAGTAGAAGC CCTCCTCATTGGATCTCTTGGCAGCATTTTGCTGGTTTGATGAATTTCTTCAAATCCTCAACtt CACGTTTGGAGAAATACCTTGTGTTCAAAACATTGGATGCAAGCCAAACTGGACAACTTAG TTTAGAGGAATTTTATCATCTCTTTGAGACAAGTGAAATGAAGTGGAAAAGA GTGACAGAACACTACAATCAGTGGTACGTTTGTCTCAAGCCATGGAAACATTTGTACAACACAGTCAAAG GAATACGTTGGTTGGTCACAAGGAAAAAATTCGAGTACTGCATTT ACGTTGTGATTGCTCTTAATGGAATTTCCGTCATCGTTGAtatcattttgttttcaa ACACACCACAAAATGAACGTTACATTCAGAGGCAAGAAATTAGGTGGTACCACATTACCTTTGTCACCA tCTATTCAGCTGAAGCCTTCCTTAAAATTGTTGGCCTGGGTTTAAGAAAGTATTTACTATCTGGTTGGAACGT gTTTGATTTTATGGTGACTCTTTTTGGTTTTATTGGATCAATTAGCCCAACATCATTCAGTTTCATTGTTTGTCTGAGGCCTTTCAGACTTCTGCT GCTTTTTAAGTTGAAGGCGCGGTACCGTGATGTATTTGAGACCGTAGGGGTCGTTCTACCACGAATGCTTAG AGTGGCTTTGGTGATCCTTTTGGTGTATTACTCGTTTGGAATTATTGGAATAGAGTGTTTCTCGGGACTCGAACTTAAAAATTGTTGTCC AAATACATCATTTGGAAACGAATACGAAGAGGGCGGATATTATTATTTGAACAATTTCAATGATTTGTTACATTCTTACG TGACTCTGTTTGAACTGACAGTAGTGAACAATTGGTTCATTATAATG GAAGGAATTGTTTACAAAACGTCAGACTGGGCAAGAATCTTCTTCATGTCGTTTTACATTGTCACAATG GTTGTTATGACAATTATCGTCGCATTCATCCTTGAAGCATTCCTTTTCCGAATGGAGTATCGCAAGGAACACCCCACTGACGAGAGAG AGGACATGCACATTCGGAAAGAGATAACTGTTTCCTATCAGGAGCTCCTTGACCTCAGTGAAGATTATGTGAGGGATTTAGAGCCAAATCAAACG CAGGTTAAGTATATTGGAAAAAGGTCCAAAACCAAGATGGATTTGAGCTTAAAAATGTACAAAGATGAAGTTATG GATTGGATTCAAAAGGAAAGAGTGATTGACCGAGGAAACTCGCTGGCTAGAAGTGTGGCAGAAGAGCGATGCTCGCCTTCATCACCCTCGCGTACTACAGGCTCTACAAGCGTGTCGGGGGGCGATCTCGGCCTGAATGAGGACCTAAGTTTGGTAGAGATAAATCCGATTGCAAATGAATGA
- the LOC138047363 gene encoding two pore channel protein 1-like isoform X2 produces MTGFQVMNTLSLADGPSTGDEETNSDGSSYNIYQDAAIFLQEGQNNDRFDTHPTRATIRWYLMAHSTFFYVLDLMASLLLLFLGLTEKPASESVIEEDILSLPVPVHGALEIFSLSIIVLELGIKMRWQGVKLFFTHKRTVMKVVILVVMYTEAIVVLIRRENHFRVSRALRPLFLIDTHYCYGVRRVLRQILLSLPPILDMLFLLLFIILIFATLGFFLFSDNEKDEFFTSFWRSFISLFVLLTTANYPDVMMPSYSHSRWSAIFFIVYVSVVLYFLMNLLLAVVYDTFTNIEKDKFRKLFLHKRYAVRKAYKKLCSRSPPHWISWQHFAGLMNFFKSSTSRLEKYLVFKTLDASQTGQLSLEEFYHLFETSEMKWKRVTEHYNQWYVCLKPWKHLYNTVKGIRWLVTRKKFEYCIYVVIALNGISVIVDIILFSNTPQNERYIQRQEIRWYHITFVTIYSAEAFLKIVGLGLRKYLLSGWNVFDFMVTLFGFIGSISPTSFSFIVCLRPFRLLLLFKLKARYRDVFETVGVVLPRMLRVALVILLVYYSFGIIGIECFSGLELKNCCPNTSFGNEYEEGGYYYLNNFNDLLHSYVTLFELTVVNNWFIIMEGIVYKTSDWARIFFMSFYIVTMVVMTIIVAFILEAFLFRMEYRKEHPTDEREDMHIRKEITVSYQELLDLSEDYVRDLEPNQTVKYIGKRSKTKMDLSLKMYKDEVMDWIQKERVIDRGNSLARSVAEERCSPSSPSRTTGSTSVSGGDLGLNEDLSLVEINPIANE; encoded by the exons ATGACG GGTTTCCAGGTTATGAATACGTTATCGTTAGCTGATGGACCGTCCACCGGTGATGAAGAAACGAACAGCGATGGATCCTCTTACAACATCTATCAG GATGCAGCTATTTTTCTACAGGAAGGGCAAAACAATGACCGGTTTGACACCCACCCCACCCGTGCAACAATCAGATGGTATCTTATGGCTCACAGTACTTTCTTCTATGTGCTGGATTTAATGGCTTCCTTGCTTCTTCTTTTCTTGGGATTGACTGAAAAACCAGCATCTGAAAGCGTGATTGAAGAAGATATTCTATCCTTGCCAGTGCCT GTTCATGGTGCTTTGGAGATTTTTTCACTCTCAATCATTGTTCTTGAACTTGGCATTAAAATGAGGTGGCAGGGAGTAAAACTTTTCTTTACGCATAAAAGGACAGTGATGAAG GTTGTTATTTTAGTTGTTATGTACACAGAAGCAATAGTAGTTCTTATACGGAGAGAGAATCATTTCAGAGTTTCTAGAGCTCTTCGACCTCTTTTCCTGATAGACACCCACTACTGCTATGGGGTCAGAAG AGTCCTGCGACAGATCTTACTCTCTCTTCCACCTATCCTTGACATGCTGTTTTTGCTGTTATTTATCATACTGATTTTTGCAACGTTAG ggttctttttgttttccgaCAATGAAAAAGATGAG TTCTTTACCAGCTTTTGGAGGAGCTTCATAAGCCTGTTTGTGTTGCTGACCACTGCAAA TTATCCAGATGTAATGATGCCTTCATACAGCCATTCACGGTGGTCAGCaatcttttttattgtttacGTCTCAGTGGTTTTGTATTTTCTCATGAATTTG CTTTTGGCTGTGGTTTATGATACATttaccaacattgaaaaagATAAGTTCAGGAAGCTTTTTCTGCACAAGAG GTATGCTGTTAGAAAAGCATATAAGAAACTCTGCAGTAGAAGC CCTCCTCATTGGATCTCTTGGCAGCATTTTGCTGGTTTGATGAATTTCTTCAAATCCTCAACtt CACGTTTGGAGAAATACCTTGTGTTCAAAACATTGGATGCAAGCCAAACTGGACAACTTAG TTTAGAGGAATTTTATCATCTCTTTGAGACAAGTGAAATGAAGTGGAAAAGA GTGACAGAACACTACAATCAGTGGTACGTTTGTCTCAAGCCATGGAAACATTTGTACAACACAGTCAAAG GAATACGTTGGTTGGTCACAAGGAAAAAATTCGAGTACTGCATTT ACGTTGTGATTGCTCTTAATGGAATTTCCGTCATCGTTGAtatcattttgttttcaa ACACACCACAAAATGAACGTTACATTCAGAGGCAAGAAATTAGGTGGTACCACATTACCTTTGTCACCA tCTATTCAGCTGAAGCCTTCCTTAAAATTGTTGGCCTGGGTTTAAGAAAGTATTTACTATCTGGTTGGAACGT gTTTGATTTTATGGTGACTCTTTTTGGTTTTATTGGATCAATTAGCCCAACATCATTCAGTTTCATTGTTTGTCTGAGGCCTTTCAGACTTCTGCT GCTTTTTAAGTTGAAGGCGCGGTACCGTGATGTATTTGAGACCGTAGGGGTCGTTCTACCACGAATGCTTAG AGTGGCTTTGGTGATCCTTTTGGTGTATTACTCGTTTGGAATTATTGGAATAGAGTGTTTCTCGGGACTCGAACTTAAAAATTGTTGTCC AAATACATCATTTGGAAACGAATACGAAGAGGGCGGATATTATTATTTGAACAATTTCAATGATTTGTTACATTCTTACG TGACTCTGTTTGAACTGACAGTAGTGAACAATTGGTTCATTATAATG GAAGGAATTGTTTACAAAACGTCAGACTGGGCAAGAATCTTCTTCATGTCGTTTTACATTGTCACAATG GTTGTTATGACAATTATCGTCGCATTCATCCTTGAAGCATTCCTTTTCCGAATGGAGTATCGCAAGGAACACCCCACTGACGAGAGAG AGGACATGCACATTCGGAAAGAGATAACTGTTTCCTATCAGGAGCTCCTTGACCTCAGTGAAGATTATGTGAGGGATTTAGAGCCAAATCAAACG GTTAAGTATATTGGAAAAAGGTCCAAAACCAAGATGGATTTGAGCTTAAAAATGTACAAAGATGAAGTTATG GATTGGATTCAAAAGGAAAGAGTGATTGACCGAGGAAACTCGCTGGCTAGAAGTGTGGCAGAAGAGCGATGCTCGCCTTCATCACCCTCGCGTACTACAGGCTCTACAAGCGTGTCGGGGGGCGATCTCGGCCTGAATGAGGACCTAAGTTTGGTAGAGATAAATCCGATTGCAAATGAATGA
- the LOC138047363 gene encoding two pore channel protein 1-like isoform X3 produces MNTLSLADGPSTGDEETNSDGSSYNIYQDAAIFLQEGQNNDRFDTHPTRATIRWYLMAHSTFFYVLDLMASLLLLFLGLTEKPASESVIEEDILSLPVPVHGALEIFSLSIIVLELGIKMRWQGVKLFFTHKRTVMKVVILVVMYTEAIVVLIRRENHFRVSRALRPLFLIDTHYCYGVRRVLRQILLSLPPILDMLFLLLFIILIFATLGFFLFSDNEKDEFFTSFWRSFISLFVLLTTANYPDVMMPSYSHSRWSAIFFIVYVSVVLYFLMNLLLAVVYDTFTNIEKDKFRKLFLHKRYAVRKAYKKLCSRSPPHWISWQHFAGLMNFFKSSTSRLEKYLVFKTLDASQTGQLSLEEFYHLFETSEMKWKRVTEHYNQWYVCLKPWKHLYNTVKGIRWLVTRKKFEYCIYVVIALNGISVIVDIILFSNTPQNERYIQRQEIRWYHITFVTIYSAEAFLKIVGLGLRKYLLSGWNVFDFMVTLFGFIGSISPTSFSFIVCLRPFRLLLLFKLKARYRDVFETVGVVLPRMLRVALVILLVYYSFGIIGIECFSGLELKNCCPNTSFGNEYEEGGYYYLNNFNDLLHSYVTLFELTVVNNWFIIMEGIVYKTSDWARIFFMSFYIVTMVVMTIIVAFILEAFLFRMEYRKEHPTDEREDMHIRKEITVSYQELLDLSEDYVRDLEPNQTQVKYIGKRSKTKMDLSLKMYKDEVMDWIQKERVIDRGNSLARSVAEERCSPSSPSRTTGSTSVSGGDLGLNEDLSLVEINPIANE; encoded by the exons ATGAATACGTTATCGTTAGCTGATGGACCGTCCACCGGTGATGAAGAAACGAACAGCGATGGATCCTCTTACAACATCTATCAG GATGCAGCTATTTTTCTACAGGAAGGGCAAAACAATGACCGGTTTGACACCCACCCCACCCGTGCAACAATCAGATGGTATCTTATGGCTCACAGTACTTTCTTCTATGTGCTGGATTTAATGGCTTCCTTGCTTCTTCTTTTCTTGGGATTGACTGAAAAACCAGCATCTGAAAGCGTGATTGAAGAAGATATTCTATCCTTGCCAGTGCCT GTTCATGGTGCTTTGGAGATTTTTTCACTCTCAATCATTGTTCTTGAACTTGGCATTAAAATGAGGTGGCAGGGAGTAAAACTTTTCTTTACGCATAAAAGGACAGTGATGAAG GTTGTTATTTTAGTTGTTATGTACACAGAAGCAATAGTAGTTCTTATACGGAGAGAGAATCATTTCAGAGTTTCTAGAGCTCTTCGACCTCTTTTCCTGATAGACACCCACTACTGCTATGGGGTCAGAAG AGTCCTGCGACAGATCTTACTCTCTCTTCCACCTATCCTTGACATGCTGTTTTTGCTGTTATTTATCATACTGATTTTTGCAACGTTAG ggttctttttgttttccgaCAATGAAAAAGATGAG TTCTTTACCAGCTTTTGGAGGAGCTTCATAAGCCTGTTTGTGTTGCTGACCACTGCAAA TTATCCAGATGTAATGATGCCTTCATACAGCCATTCACGGTGGTCAGCaatcttttttattgtttacGTCTCAGTGGTTTTGTATTTTCTCATGAATTTG CTTTTGGCTGTGGTTTATGATACATttaccaacattgaaaaagATAAGTTCAGGAAGCTTTTTCTGCACAAGAG GTATGCTGTTAGAAAAGCATATAAGAAACTCTGCAGTAGAAGC CCTCCTCATTGGATCTCTTGGCAGCATTTTGCTGGTTTGATGAATTTCTTCAAATCCTCAACtt CACGTTTGGAGAAATACCTTGTGTTCAAAACATTGGATGCAAGCCAAACTGGACAACTTAG TTTAGAGGAATTTTATCATCTCTTTGAGACAAGTGAAATGAAGTGGAAAAGA GTGACAGAACACTACAATCAGTGGTACGTTTGTCTCAAGCCATGGAAACATTTGTACAACACAGTCAAAG GAATACGTTGGTTGGTCACAAGGAAAAAATTCGAGTACTGCATTT ACGTTGTGATTGCTCTTAATGGAATTTCCGTCATCGTTGAtatcattttgttttcaa ACACACCACAAAATGAACGTTACATTCAGAGGCAAGAAATTAGGTGGTACCACATTACCTTTGTCACCA tCTATTCAGCTGAAGCCTTCCTTAAAATTGTTGGCCTGGGTTTAAGAAAGTATTTACTATCTGGTTGGAACGT gTTTGATTTTATGGTGACTCTTTTTGGTTTTATTGGATCAATTAGCCCAACATCATTCAGTTTCATTGTTTGTCTGAGGCCTTTCAGACTTCTGCT GCTTTTTAAGTTGAAGGCGCGGTACCGTGATGTATTTGAGACCGTAGGGGTCGTTCTACCACGAATGCTTAG AGTGGCTTTGGTGATCCTTTTGGTGTATTACTCGTTTGGAATTATTGGAATAGAGTGTTTCTCGGGACTCGAACTTAAAAATTGTTGTCC AAATACATCATTTGGAAACGAATACGAAGAGGGCGGATATTATTATTTGAACAATTTCAATGATTTGTTACATTCTTACG TGACTCTGTTTGAACTGACAGTAGTGAACAATTGGTTCATTATAATG GAAGGAATTGTTTACAAAACGTCAGACTGGGCAAGAATCTTCTTCATGTCGTTTTACATTGTCACAATG GTTGTTATGACAATTATCGTCGCATTCATCCTTGAAGCATTCCTTTTCCGAATGGAGTATCGCAAGGAACACCCCACTGACGAGAGAG AGGACATGCACATTCGGAAAGAGATAACTGTTTCCTATCAGGAGCTCCTTGACCTCAGTGAAGATTATGTGAGGGATTTAGAGCCAAATCAAACG CAGGTTAAGTATATTGGAAAAAGGTCCAAAACCAAGATGGATTTGAGCTTAAAAATGTACAAAGATGAAGTTATG GATTGGATTCAAAAGGAAAGAGTGATTGACCGAGGAAACTCGCTGGCTAGAAGTGTGGCAGAAGAGCGATGCTCGCCTTCATCACCCTCGCGTACTACAGGCTCTACAAGCGTGTCGGGGGGCGATCTCGGCCTGAATGAGGACCTAAGTTTGGTAGAGATAAATCCGATTGCAAATGAATGA